A genomic segment from Pseudomonas sp. S09G 359 encodes:
- a CDS encoding 2-hydroxy-3-oxopropionate reductase encodes MAKIGFIGTGIMGQPMAANLQKAGHQLFLSEHHGKAPAELIAAGAIGLANPQQVAQEAEFIIVMVPDTPQVDDVLFRADGVAAGLSPNKVVIDMSSISPTATKAFAAKINETGAQYLDAPVSGGEVGAKAGTLSIMVGGEPHTFERALPLFQSMGKNITLVGGNGDGQTAKVANQIIVALNIQAVAEALLFAAKNGADPAKVREALMGGFASSKILEVHGERMIKGTFDPGFRINLHQKDLNLALAGAKELGINLPNTAGTQQVFSTCTAIGGGNWDHSALIKGLEHMANFSIRDK; translated from the coding sequence ATGGCTAAAATCGGATTCATCGGCACCGGCATCATGGGCCAACCCATGGCCGCCAACCTGCAGAAAGCCGGACACCAATTGTTCCTGTCCGAACACCACGGCAAGGCCCCGGCCGAGCTGATCGCGGCCGGCGCCATCGGCCTGGCCAACCCGCAGCAAGTCGCCCAGGAAGCCGAGTTCATCATCGTGATGGTGCCCGATACTCCGCAGGTCGATGACGTGCTGTTCCGCGCCGATGGCGTGGCCGCTGGGCTGTCGCCGAACAAGGTGGTGATCGACATGAGTTCGATTTCCCCCACCGCCACCAAGGCCTTTGCCGCCAAGATCAACGAAACCGGCGCGCAGTACCTCGATGCGCCTGTGTCGGGTGGTGAGGTCGGCGCCAAGGCCGGCACGCTGAGCATCATGGTCGGCGGCGAACCGCACACCTTCGAACGCGCCCTGCCGCTGTTCCAGAGCATGGGCAAGAACATCACCCTGGTCGGCGGCAATGGCGATGGCCAGACTGCCAAGGTGGCTAACCAGATCATCGTTGCGCTGAATATCCAGGCCGTGGCCGAAGCGCTGCTGTTCGCCGCCAAGAACGGCGCCGACCCGGCCAAGGTGCGTGAAGCACTGATGGGTGGCTTTGCTTCGTCGAAGATCCTGGAAGTGCACGGCGAACGCATGATCAAGGGCACCTTCGATCCGGGCTTCCGCATCAACCTGCACCAGAAAGATCTGAACCTGGCCCTGGCCGGTGCCAAGGAACTGGGCATCAACCTGCCGAACACCGCCGGCACCCAGCAGGTGTTCAGCACGTGCACGGCGATTGGCGGCGGTAACTGGGACCACTCGGCGCTGATCAAGGGCCTGGAACATATGGCGAATTTTTCGATTCGCGATAAGTAA
- the hyi gene encoding hydroxypyruvate isomerase: MPRFAANLSMLFTEQDFLARFKAAADAGFEGVEYLFPYEFSSAEIKAQLDAHGLTQVLFNLPAGDWAKGERGLACHPDRVEEFRAGVNLAIAYAQVLGNTQINCLAGIRPAGVDDETLEKTFVANLKYAADKLQAVGIKLVMEAINTREIPGFYLNNTAQALSIREQVGSANLFLQYDIYHMQIMEGDLARTMAAHLDEINHIQLADNPGRNEPGTGEINYRFLFQHLDRIGYTGWVGCEYKPLTTTEAGLSWLKAHNAI, translated from the coding sequence ATGCCGCGCTTTGCCGCCAACCTGTCCATGCTGTTTACCGAGCAGGACTTTCTCGCCCGCTTCAAAGCCGCCGCCGACGCCGGTTTCGAAGGGGTGGAGTACCTGTTCCCGTATGAATTCAGCTCCGCCGAGATCAAGGCGCAACTCGACGCCCATGGCCTGACCCAGGTGCTGTTCAACCTGCCGGCGGGCGACTGGGCCAAAGGCGAACGCGGCCTGGCATGCCATCCGGACCGGGTCGAAGAGTTCCGTGCCGGGGTCAACCTGGCCATCGCCTACGCCCAGGTATTGGGCAATACGCAGATCAACTGCCTGGCCGGGATTCGTCCGGCCGGTGTGGATGACGAAACCCTGGAAAAAACCTTTGTCGCCAACCTCAAGTACGCCGCCGACAAGCTGCAAGCGGTGGGCATCAAGCTGGTGATGGAAGCGATCAACACCCGCGAAATCCCTGGCTTCTACCTGAACAACACCGCGCAAGCCCTGTCGATTCGCGAGCAGGTGGGCAGCGCCAACCTGTTCCTGCAATACGACATCTACCACATGCAAATCATGGAAGGCGACCTGGCCCGCACCATGGCCGCGCACCTGGATGAGATCAACCACATCCAGCTGGCGGACAACCCAGGGCGCAACGAGCCGGGCACCGGCGAGATCAACTACCGCTTCCTGTTCCAACACCTGGACCGCATCGGCTACACGGGTTGGGTCGGCTGTGAATACAAGCCGTTGACCACCACCGAAGCGGGTCTTAGCTGGCTGAAGGCCCATAACGCGATCTGA
- the gcl gene encoding glyoxylate carboligase, with protein sequence MSKMRAIEAAVLVMRREGVDTAFGIPGAAINPLYSALQKVGGIDHVLARHVEGASHMAEGYTRTKAGNIGVCIGTSGPAGTDMVTGLYSASADSIPILCITGQAPRARMHKEDFQAVDITSIVKPVTKWATTVLEPGQVPYAFQKAFYEMRSGRPGPVLIDLPFDVQMAEIEFDIDAYQPLPLAKPLATRIQVEKALALLDAAERPLLVSGGGVINADASELLVEFAELTGIPVIPTLMGWGTIPDDHPQMVGMVGLQTSHRYGNATLLKSDVVLGIGNRWANRHTGSVEVYTEGRKFIHVDIEPTQIGRVFTPDLGIVSDAGSALTLFIEVAREWKAAGKLKDRSAWLNDCQQRKATLHRKTHFDNVPVKPQRVYEEMNQVFGKDTCYVSTIGLSQIAGAQFLHVYKPRHWINCGQAGPLGWTIPAALGVVKADPSRKVVALSGDYDFQFMIEELAVGAQFKLPYIHVVVNNSYLGLIRQAQRGFEMDYCVQLSFDNLNAPELNGYGVDHVAVAEGLGCKALRVFEPSQIAPALRRAEAMIEEFKVPVIVEIILERVTNISMGTEINAVNEFEDLALVGNDAPTAISLLD encoded by the coding sequence GCCGCGATCAACCCGCTGTACTCGGCCTTGCAGAAAGTGGGTGGCATCGATCACGTCCTTGCTCGCCACGTTGAAGGCGCCTCGCACATGGCCGAGGGCTACACCCGCACCAAGGCCGGCAATATCGGCGTGTGCATCGGCACCTCGGGCCCTGCGGGCACCGATATGGTCACCGGGCTGTACAGCGCCTCGGCCGACTCGATCCCAATTCTGTGCATCACTGGCCAGGCTCCGCGTGCACGGATGCACAAGGAAGACTTCCAGGCCGTGGACATCACCAGCATCGTCAAGCCGGTGACCAAGTGGGCGACCACCGTGCTCGAACCCGGCCAGGTGCCCTACGCGTTCCAGAAAGCCTTTTATGAAATGCGCTCCGGTCGCCCCGGCCCGGTGCTGATCGACCTGCCGTTCGACGTGCAGATGGCCGAGATCGAATTCGATATCGACGCCTACCAGCCGCTGCCCCTGGCCAAGCCTCTGGCCACGCGCATCCAGGTGGAAAAAGCCCTGGCCCTGCTGGATGCGGCCGAACGCCCATTGCTGGTCAGCGGTGGCGGCGTGATCAACGCCGATGCCAGCGAGTTGCTGGTGGAATTCGCCGAGCTGACCGGCATACCGGTGATCCCGACCCTGATGGGCTGGGGCACTATCCCCGACGATCACCCGCAGATGGTCGGCATGGTCGGCCTGCAGACGTCCCACCGTTATGGCAATGCGACGCTGCTCAAGTCAGACGTGGTGCTCGGCATCGGCAACCGCTGGGCCAACCGCCACACCGGTTCGGTTGAGGTCTACACCGAAGGGCGCAAGTTCATCCACGTCGACATCGAGCCGACGCAGATTGGCCGCGTATTTACCCCGGACCTGGGCATCGTGTCCGACGCCGGTTCCGCACTGACCCTGTTCATTGAAGTCGCCCGCGAGTGGAAAGCCGCCGGCAAACTCAAGGACCGCAGCGCCTGGCTCAACGACTGCCAGCAGCGCAAGGCCACCCTGCACCGCAAGACCCACTTCGACAACGTACCGGTCAAGCCGCAGCGCGTTTACGAAGAGATGAACCAGGTGTTCGGCAAAGACACTTGCTACGTCAGCACCATCGGCCTGTCACAGATTGCCGGCGCGCAATTCCTGCATGTGTATAAGCCTCGCCACTGGATCAACTGTGGCCAGGCCGGCCCATTGGGTTGGACCATTCCTGCCGCCCTCGGCGTGGTCAAGGCCGACCCAAGCCGCAAGGTGGTCGCACTGTCGGGCGACTATGACTTCCAGTTCATGATCGAAGAGCTGGCGGTGGGCGCGCAGTTCAAGCTGCCGTACATCCACGTGGTGGTGAACAATTCCTACCTGGGGCTGATCCGCCAGGCTCAGCGCGGGTTTGAAATGGACTACTGCGTGCAGCTGTCTTTCGACAACCTCAACGCTCCGGAGCTGAACGGCTATGGCGTGGACCACGTGGCCGTCGCCGAAGGCCTGGGTTGCAAGGCACTGCGGGTGTTCGAGCCGAGCCAAATTGCCCCGGCCTTGCGTCGCGCCGAGGCAATGATCGAAGAGTTCAAGGTCCCAGTGATCGTTGAGATTATTCTGGAGCGCGTGACCAATATTTCCATGGGCACCGAGATCAACGCCGTCAACGAATTCGAAGATCTGGCACTGGTCGGCAACGATGCGCCGACTGCCATTTCCCTGCTCGATTAA